A stretch of Dehalococcoidia bacterium DNA encodes these proteins:
- the ruvB gene encoding Holliday junction branch migration DNA helicase RuvB — protein MAMPPDRILSGKPQQDEENLETSLRPRRLDEYIGQEKVKENLRIAIAAARRRGEALDHVLLHGPPGLGKTTLACIIAKEMDAQVRITSGPAIERPADLAAILTNLEAGDVLFIDEIHRLSRGVEEVLYPAMEDFALDIVIGKGPGARSIRLSLPRFTLVGATTRYAMMSPPLRDRFGVIHRLDYYDLDAISRIVRRSAGVLNIEITEDGVREIATRSRGTPRVANRLLRRVRDYAEVMGEGRITGEAAREALARLEIDALGLDETDHKILRTLIDRGVPVGIETLAASIAEESDTIMDVYEPYLMQIGFLDRTPKGRQATRRAYEHLGV, from the coding sequence ATCGCTATGCCTCCTGATCGAATTCTCTCGGGCAAGCCCCAACAGGACGAAGAGAACCTCGAGACCTCACTCCGGCCCCGGCGCCTCGACGAGTACATCGGCCAGGAGAAGGTGAAGGAGAACCTGCGGATCGCCATCGCCGCCGCCCGCCGTCGCGGCGAGGCCCTGGACCACGTACTGCTTCACGGCCCGCCGGGCCTCGGCAAGACCACCCTGGCCTGTATCATCGCGAAGGAGATGGATGCCCAGGTCCGGATCACCTCCGGCCCGGCCATAGAGCGGCCAGCCGACCTCGCCGCTATCCTCACGAACCTCGAAGCCGGGGACGTGCTGTTCATCGACGAGATCCACCGCCTCTCCCGGGGCGTGGAGGAGGTCCTCTACCCGGCCATGGAGGACTTCGCCCTCGATATCGTCATCGGCAAGGGGCCGGGGGCGCGCTCCATCCGTCTGTCCCTGCCTCGCTTCACCCTCGTCGGCGCTACTACCCGCTACGCGATGATGTCGCCGCCGCTGCGCGACCGCTTCGGCGTCATCCATCGCCTCGACTACTACGACCTTGACGCCATCAGCCGCATAGTCCGCCGCTCTGCTGGCGTCCTGAACATCGAAATCACCGAGGACGGCGTCAGAGAGATCGCCACCCGCTCGCGGGGCACGCCGCGCGTCGCGAACCGGCTCCTGCGCCGCGTCCGCGACTACGCCGAGGTCATGGGCGAAGGCCGCATCACGGGCGAAGCCGCCCGCGAGGCTCTCGCCCGCCTCGAGATCGACGCCCTTGGCCTGGACGAGACCGACCACAAGATCCTGCGGACGCTCATCGACCGCGGCGTCCCCGTCGGCATCGAGACCCTCGCCGCCTCTATCGCCGAGGAGTCAGACACGATCATGGACGTCTACGAGCCCTACCTGATGCAGATCGGCTTTCTGGACCGCACGCCGAAGGGCCGCCAGGCCACGCGCCGCGCCTACGAGCACCTCGGCGTC